GGGGCAGAGTATGTCCCCCCAGCGAATTGTGTAGAGGCTATTGCTAAGGTATTCGGGTTTTGTTGTTGCCTGCTTGAGCTGCCAGAAGTCATCACCAACTTTCGCCCCCTCGATTTTTTCAAAGGGAACCTTTACTCCTGCGACTGCTTTCTTGACAGGCATGGGATTCGTCGATTGATAGGCGACGATTTTATCGGCAATGGTCTGATCGTAGCCTACGTTTACATAAGTTTTCAGGTCTTTGGCAGGAACCAGCTTCACATTGTCGGCTTCCCAATGGGCCTGGGAAGGGTCTCCGCCGACGCGTCTTGCAATGTAGTAACGGGTTTTGGTGGTTGATTTAACCTGATCCATCAAGAACCCTTCGATTTCGACCTGCAGCCCGGACTCTTCCAAGGCTTCTTTGATCGCTGTTTGCTGCATGCTAAGCCCTTTTTCTATCCTTCCTTTGGGATAGGTATGGTTGTAGCCGCCGAAGTGATTCTTCGGTTCGTAGATCCACACCCTACCGTCCGGTTCCATGATGATGACGCCTGCCGAAGTGTGGTATCCAGGCTGAGGGACAAAGGGAGGCTCGCCGACATCTTTGTCTTGAATCGAGGCAAAATTGGGTATCTTTGTCGTGGGTTTGAAGGGGACGCCGTTCACTTCCAGGCCATCGGCGCTGTGGTTCTTATTGAAAGTGACTGCCGCGTTGGGATTAACAAGAGCTAAAGCCAGTGTCGCCTGTTCCGTTTGCTGTTTCTTGATTAGCTCTCCCTTATATTTTTGCAGCGACTCCATTCTTTTCTTCAGTGTTTCGTGGTATTTGGCAGGCGTGGCGAGCAAGAGCGCTGGCATTTTCAGGGCGATATCGTCGATCTGCCAGATAATTTCTTTGTCGGTGATCCCGCCGAATATTTCAGCTGCCTGCTGGTTAACCGAGCTTTTGCGCATGGTGTCCAACTCGGTGACTTCGTTTGCAAAACCCATCGATTTTAAACCGCCTTGAGCGCGGTATTCAAAGGCTGATCCGTTATCGATACGGACGGGAGTGCCATCTTCCATGACCAAGATGTTGTCTTTGCCCATGCCGACAACGTCCCAGTTGGCAAGGAGGGCGTCGGCAACAAAGTTTGCCCGTATTTTCGATAAGACCTCTTCCTTCGCATCGATGGAAGCTGTTTGCAGGTAACTGGCTAAAGAGACGGCTTTCGGGACGAACCCCGCCAGCATCACCGGTTTTGGAGGATCGCCCTCTCCTGTTTTGACCTTCTGGGAGGTTGTTTTATTGTAGAGCAACACATCCGGAACTTTGACGCCAAGGGCCTGGTAGGCTTTGTTGGCATGGTACTCGGCGGCGATATGGCCGGCGTTGGCACCCTCTTTCATGACGTAATGCAAGCCGCCCGCTTCCACTTTTTTGGCGCCGGTGGAACCGCCGATGTGTGGATCGACGATCTGGACGTCGCTTAACATATTGGGGAAGATCGCTACCGGATCGGGAATGGTCGGTACCGGGATCGGGTGGTCCGGATTTAAGATTTTTGCCTTGCTGACGGGGGTGGCGTTGGCCAGATCGCTCGCCTTCGGTAAGTTAAAGGCGTTGACAAGGTTGGCGTTGGCAAGGGCGCTTGCCTTTGCTTCCTCCGCTGCTTTCGCCAGGGCTTTTTCCTCCGCCGCTTTTTGGGTTTCGGCTTTGAGTTGTGCCAGCACATTTTTGGAGAACTGATCAAATTCGACAGGCAGCTTTCCTTTGAACCCTTCTAGCGTGAGCACGGGGTGGAACGGATCTTTGGTATCTACGATGACAATCGGTTTCGATCCCAGATTATCCAGCGTGACGTGGTACTCTCTATGCAGGGCGTCCGGATCGGGCGAAGCGAGGAATTTGATATTGATTGTGTTGCTACCCGTCTCTTTGACCTGGATTAATGGATTGACTAAGTTGAGGGCTAAAAAGCTCTTTTTGAAGTCCTCTGTCTGTTTTTTTGTCTTGTCAGTCTCCAGGCTGTCCATCCCTTCCTTGTGGAGTTGTTTAAGCTCCTGAGGGAGAGTTCCTTCGAACTTCATTTCTTGAAGTGTTAACCCATGACTGTCTTTGCTTTTGATTTTGCCGGACGAAGGGTCGAATTTCAGAGTATAGCTTTTAAGGATCTGGGGACTTTGGCCGACGTTGGATATATAGTTTATATCCAGCTCATTGTATCCCATGTTGACAACTTCAACTTCCCAATCGTCCGAAGGTAGAATCTCCTCTGCAAGATCGCGAACCACCTTTTCAAATTGTTTCGATTTTTCGCTCAGCGCTTGCTGCTGCTTTACATTGTCTGTCGGCCCGACCTTGCCGTAGAGGTTGTCGGCTGTCTCAGTCAGCAGTTGTTTAAGCGCATCGGGTACTTTGCCCTCCTCATAACTCATCGTCGAGATAAGGCTTGCATCCAGATGATCCCTGATGGCAAGGGTGTGATTTTGTGGGTCAAGCACCAAAAGCCATGTGCGTTGATTTGCCGATGGGTCGCTAATATTTCCGACAATATGCAACTCAATTGTATTGGGCTTTGTCCCGTCCATAACGTAGGCATACCCTTTTCCTGCAGTTCCGACAGCTCCCATCTCTTTCACGAGGGCCAGATTGAATTTTTCAAATCCCTCTTTGCCTTGATTGGCGTCTGTCTTTTGATCGGTTTTGCTAGGCTTCTGCACTTTGGCAGGTTTTTCACCATTGCCGGCAAGCAAGGGCGATAGCGGCGAAATTTCCCTATCCTGGATGGGTCTGACAGGAGCCTCTTTCTGTTTACCGGTAAAGATGCCTGTAACAAAGGAAGCAATTTTACGGATGATATTGGCAAAGAAAGAACCGATGCCGGCAAAGAAGTTGCCGATGGCTCCAAAGAAGGTGACTTTCTTTTCCCTTAACGCCCGGTCTCGCAGGTCTTGTCTTGACGTTTCCGTGATCGTCTCCCGGCTGGTAGAGGGATGCATCTGCTTTAGCTTGGCAGCCGTTTTTTTCATGATCTCTTTCTGAGCGCTTTTGATCTCGTTTCCGATCTTTTCACGGAAGGGCATGATGACGTCCGCTAGCTTTTCCTCGGAGCTGAACAAGATTCCCGGGGTGGGGCTGCCCGGTTCTGTCATGTGGATCATTTTCGTCTTCTCGTCCAAGTGCAGATTGAAAAAGCGCGAGGGTACTTTATCTGTCCCGTCGATACTAAGCTGCACATCGCCGTTAGGGAGAGGAGAGAGCGCAAAGTGGGGGGAACCTTTGGAGTTCAAATTTAAGAGGATGGCGGCGTTGTGGAAATCCACCATTGCCGGGGAAAAGGCCTTGGCTTCAGCGAATTTTTTTTGATGGCTGACAGCACCCATGTATTGCAGCTGGATCGTGTCCAAAAGGTTGCCGTACTTTTTAGTGAGGTGTTTAGCTTGTGTATCTTGCGACTCAAAGTGTTTATAGAGAAACTCCACGCGCGACTTCAGCATGCTGTAATTGGCGATCTTCTCTTCCGGAGAGAAGTGCTGGTATTCGTTGACCATTTTGTCAAACGCTTCCAGCAGCTTGATCTTTTCTGAGAAAGACCCTTTGACCACCGAGATGGTCTTGTTGGCGAGCTTTCCCTCAAGCCCTTTTTCCATCTCCTTCTGGATTGCATACTGATATTGATAGAAGTTGAATCCTGATCCTTTGACAAAGCTCATAACTCCCCCAAACCATACGTTATGGCATGAAATGAAACTGCTCTAGTTTGATTATATCAACGGTGCGTTTGTCGAAGTAATTAATTGATTGTTAAGATCAGGGGGTATTAGAGGCTGTCCACACACAAATCATATAATTTTCAGTTTGTGGACCATCTCCTAGAGGTGGGGAGGGCGCGGCAGAGGCTTAGCCGCAAAAAGTGAACGGGGACCATACCGAAAGTGTCTCAAAATCAGAGTTTTCTACATGCTCAGCTTTTGAGACACCCTCAGGATAAGCATTTACCAGGAAAGACTTGCGCCCATCCTGTACTGGGTAACCTTGGTTTCGAAGAAATTTTTTTCTTTTTCAAGATCGATGCACTCGCTCATCCAGGGAAAGGGATTCGGCGAGCCATAGAGGGGCTTAAGGCCGATGCGTTCCAGTCTTCTGTCGGCGATATAGCGCACATAATCGAGAAAGAGATTGGATGTCAATCCGAGCACACCTTTCGGCAGGCACTCTTTGGCATACATATATTCAAGCCAGGTGGCCTTGTCGACCATCGCCACCACCTCTTCCTGGAATGCCGGGGTCCAAACCTCCGGGTTTTCGCTTTTGACCGTATTGATCAGATCGATGCCAAAATTGAGGTGAATGGTCTCGTCGCGCAGAATGTACTGAAACTGCTCGCCGATGCCGGGCATGATATTCTTTCGCTGGAAGCTCAAAATCATCGCAAAGCCGCTATAGAAGAAAATTCCTTCCATGATGACGTAGTAGCCGATCAGATTTTTCAGAAATGATTGCAGCCCTTCGGCCGTTTCGGTTGTAAATCCAGGCTTCAGCACCTCTTCCGTCAGAGTCATTTCGAAAGCGTCCTTGTTGTGGATCGTGTTGATTTCGTTGTACATGCCGAAGACTTCATGCGGGTTTAAGGAAAGCGAGTCGACGATGTAGTGAAAGGCATGCGTGTGGATGGCCTCTTCAAACGCTTGCCTTAAGAGATATTGCCTGGCCTCGGGATTGGTGACATGGCGGAATATCGCCAACACGATGTTGTTGCCCACCAGGCTTTCGGCGGTGGAGAAGAATCCTAAATTTCTTAAGATGACAAGCCTCTCCTCCTCTTTAAGGGAGCCCGACTTCCACTGGGCAATATCGCGGCTCATCGGCACCTCTTCCGGCATCCAGTTATTGTGGCAGCCGTTCAGGTAGTGCTCCCATGCCCAGTCATATTTCATTGGCATGAGCTGGTTGACGTCGACCGTTTTGCAGTTGACGATCCTTTTTTCTTTGGCTTGGAATGGTTTTGACATGATGGGGTTCCTTAGCTTTGTTGAGGGGTTTACTGGCAGCTTTCACAGGAGGAATCGAGTCCGCATGCCTGGGCAGAGCGCTTCACTTCGATGCCGCTCGTGGCTGACTTCGCTTTCATCCAGCGGGGTTGCAGCCCCTTTTTGTTGACGTCAAGCGTCGATTTCTCGATCTGCGTCGCTGACTTGGACCTAAGATAGTAGGTTGTTTTAAGACCTAAGCGCCACGCTTTGAAATACATCTCCGAGAGCGCTTTGCCGCTTGGATTGGCTATGTAGAGGTTTTGCGACTGTCCCATGTCGATCCACTTCTGCCGTTTGGACGCGGCCATTAGCAACCATTCGGGGCCGATTTCAAATGCCGTTTTGTAAAGCTGCTTGACATCTTCCGGGATGCGGTCGATCGGGAGCACCGATCCGTCAAAGTATTTCAGATCGGCAATCATCTCGCTGTCAAAGAGGCCGCGCCTCTTCAGATCATCGATCAGATAGCTGTTGATGGAGGAAAATTCCCCCGACAGGTTGGACTTGACGTAGAGGTTGGCATAGAGAGGCTCAAAGGATTGGGTAGTGCCAGCGATCTGTGCGATGGTGGCAGTCGGGGCGATTGCCATCACCTGGCAGTTGCGCATCCCCTGGAGGGTCACTTTCTTACGCAGCTTGTCCCAATTCAAAGATGTTGCAGAGTCCATATCGAGATACCCTCCGCGCTCTTGAGCGACGAGCTTTACCGTATCGATCGGTACGATGCCCTTAGACCACATCGATCCGGCAAAAGAGGAGTAGGAACCGCGCTCTTTGGCAAGGTCGCAAGAAGCGTCGATTGCTTCGTAAGAAAGCGTCTCCAGCAGTGTGTCGGAAAGCTTGATCGCCTCCTCGCTTTCATAGGGAACCTTCAGAATGAAAAGCGCTTCTTGCCACCCCATGACGCCCAGTCCGACAGGCCGGTGCTTTAAGTTAGAGCGCCTGGCCTCTTCTGTCGGGTAGTAGTTGATGTCGATGACGTTGTCGAGCATCCGGATTGCCGTCCTGACAGTTTGCTTCAGCCCATTAAAATCAAATCCCTCCTCAGTGACGTGCCTGCTTAAGTTGATAGAGCCTAAGTTGCAGACGGCGGTCTCCTCCCTGGAGGTGTTGAGCAGAATCTCGGTGCAGAGGTTGGAGGAGCGGATCACACCGCAGTGCCTTTGCGCGGAACGGATGTTGGAGGGGTCTTTAAAAGTAATCCAGGGGTGGCCGGTCTCAAAGAGCATCGTCAGGATTTTGCGCCAAAGCTCCTCGGCAATCACTGTCTTGTGCTGACGGATTCTGCCCTCTTGGGCTTCTTGTTCATAGAATGCATAGCGCTCCTCAAATGCTTGTCCATACAGTGTGTGGAGGTCTTTGACTTCGCAAGGATTGAAAAGGGTGAAGGTCTTGCCTTCATTGACGCGTTTCATCAAAAGGTCGGGCACCCACAGGGCGGTATTCATGTCGGGTGTACGCCGTCGTTCGTCCCCCGTGTTTTTTTTCAGTTCGATAAATTCTTCAACATCCAAGTGCCACGGCTCGATATAGGCGCAGAAGGAGCCCCGGCGCTTGCCGCCCTGGTTGACCGCGACAGCAGTATCGTTGGCTACCTTAAGGAAGGGGATGATGCCCTGGGTTAAGCCGTTAGTCCCTTTGATGGTCGCGCCGCGCGCCCTCACGTCCGTCCAGTCGTTGCCGATGCCGCCTGCCCATTTAGACAGCTTGGCGTCGTCGGCGATGACCTTGAATATATGGTCCAAGTCGTCTTCGACGGTGCTTAAGTAGCAGGAGCTCAGTTGGGGATGAACCGTTCCTGAGTTGAATAGGGTGGGCGTCCCGCTGATGAAAAGCAGGTTGGAGAGGTTGAGATAAAACGCGATAGCCTGCTCTTCTTTTTGCTCTTCATTAAGAGCGAGGCCCATGGCGACGCGCATCCAGAAGAATTGAGGCGCCTCAATTCTCTTTTCTTTGATATGAAGAAAATAGCGGTCATATAGAACTTTTAGACCGTGATATTTAAAAAGCAGGTCGCGCGTCGGATCTAGAGCCTGGCTTAGAGCCTTCAAGTCAAATGTCAAAAGCCTTGGATCTAAAAGACCGGCTCTCACTCCCTGCTGAATTCTTTTCTCAAATAGGGTGCCGTATCCCTCTTCGCTACCCTCCAAGACTTCGTCATAGATCTTCTGAAGAAGCAGACGCGCTGCGGCATACTCCATCTCAGGCGCTTCTTCAATTAAGCTCGAGGCAGCCAGTATTAGGGCATCTTGGACGCCGGATTCATCAATGCCTGTGTAGAGGTTCTTGCAAAAGGCGTCGACAATCTTCTCTTTGGGCGCCCCTTTTAGGCCCGTCAAGATTCTGTCCAGCTTGGACTCCACTTCATCGAGGCGGAAAAGTGTTTCCGAGCCATCACTTCTTGCCACATGGATTCTTTGGCCGCCTCCTTTCAAGGAGCGTTCGCGCGACCGGTCTTCGCGAAAGAGGATGAAGCGGCGCAAAATCTCATATAGCCCTTCGCGCAGGAGCTCTTTTTCAATCAAGTCCTGCACCTCTTCAACGTGCAGGCTGTCGCGGTTGAACTTTTCGATCTCTTGCTCGACTCGTGTGGCGATTTCGCCAATGCGGGCAAGATCGCTATTTCCAAGAAGCTGAGTGCTCTCAAGCCCCCTCTCTTCCCGGAAAGCGCCTGAGATGGCGCGGATGATTTTAGCAGGATCGAAGGAGGCAAAGCTGCCGTCCCGTTTTTCGATTTGCATGAGTGTATGCTGGACCATAGAGGCTCTCCCTTAAAAATGACAATAGGATGCCGAATCCGGGGAGTGATTTTCCCAGGACGGGCATGAAATCAATAGAATATTTAAGGGGATATGGATTTCTCGGTTCCCCCCATCCCGCCTTTAACGAGGCGGCTTTCCGCATCCTTTAACGGGGTGCGGTCGATGAGCGAGATAAAGCAGGTCTTCTGACTCCGAGATCATCCTCTGCGCTTGGCCTTCCCACCCATATCGGGCAGTGGCGTTTGACTAAAAGCGCATCGTCCTTCGTTACAGCGGCGTCACCGTACGGGGTTCTAACCCGTTTTCCTATTCTCCCCTCGAGAGGGGCACTTTATCACGTGCATTGAACATTGTTGTTCTTTGGCTACATGTATAAAAGGTCGCTTGCCATCCGGTCAAGAGTAATCGCTTTTACATATCTAAATTGTTTAACACTAAAATGATATAATTCCGCTGTTTTGAACGGGATGAATTAGAAAGGGATAGGTTTCACCACGAGGGATAATCCCCCCTTGAGGTATACTGTCTTTATTTCGTGGCAAGGAGAGAAAAGCGTGGTTACAGAAGAGCCCTATCCGCTAAAAGTCGTCGACATCGCGAGGCCTGAAGAGGGCGCGCAGTTGTTCATCCCCTCCTTTCATTCGACAGTAAGGGCGGGCTTTCCCTCTCCTGCCGAGGACTATATCGAGAAAAAACTCGACATCAACGAGCTGGTTGTCGAGCATCCGGCCGCCACCTTTTTTGTAAAGGTGGAGGGCGATTCGATGATCGATGCCGGCATTCACTCGGGAGATATTTTGGTTGTCGACCGCTCCGTTGAGGCAAAAAGCGGAAAGATCGTTGTTGCCGTAGTCAACGGAGAGTTTACTGTCAAACGTCTTAAAATTGACTCGAAAGGGGTTTTTCTGCTTCCGGAAAATCCGCGCTATCCTCCGATCCAAATCGAAGAGGGAAGCGAGTGTTTTGTGTGGGGCGTTGTGAGCTACATCATCCACAAGGCTCTCTGATGCTCATCGGACTTTTGGACTGCAATAACTTCTACGTCTCTTGCGAGCGTCTGTTCAATCCCAGGCTTTTGAACAGGCCGGTTGTCGTTTTGTCCAACAATGACGGGTGCGTGATAGCAAGGTCCAATGAAGCGAAGGCGCTTAACATTCCTATGGGTGCGCCCTATTTTGAGATTCGCCTCTTTCTGCAGAGAGTGGGCGGAGTTGCAGTCTCTTCCAACTACGCCCTCTACGGCGATCTCTCAGACCGGGTGATGCATATTGTCCGCTCCTTAGTTCCCCAGATCGATGTGTATTCCATTGACGAGGCTTTTTTTGATGCGGATGTAAAAGACCCCCTTCTTTTTGCCGGAACGCTTAAGGAAACGGTGCTGAAGCAGACGGGGATTCCGGTTTCCGTCGGTATCGGGCGGACAAAGACGCTCGCGAAGGCAGCCAATAAATGCGCTAAAAAGTCGGGCGGGTTTCATTTTCTAACACAGTCTGACGAGGCGGATCTTCTGCAGCAGTTCCCCGTGGAAGATTTGTGGGGAATCGGCCATCGCTGGACTCTTCTTTTGAAGAGTCTTAACTGCAAGACAGCTCTCGATTTGAGAGATGCCGATGATGCCTGGATCAGAAAGCACCTGGGGATTGTAGGCTTGAGGGTGGCCTCCGAGCTAAGGGGTGTTTGCTGCTTTCCGTTAAAAGACGGGCGGCCCCTGAAAGGAACGATCGCCACCTCCCGGATGTTTGGGCGGGCAACGGAATCTTTAGATGATATCCTGGAGTCTGTTTCCGCCTATTCCTCGAAGGCCGCCGAAAAACTGAGGAAAGAGGGGCTTTTGGCCTCATGCATCAGCGTCTGCCTCGTCTATCACCCCTTCAGGGCAGGAGCGCGCGCGCTCAGGGTCGTACTGCCTGAACCCACCGACTTCACTCCTGCGTTGATCGCAGCTTCCCGGCAAGCGGTGAAAACTCTAT
This genomic stretch from Estrella lausannensis harbors:
- a CDS encoding ribonucleotide-diphosphate reductase subunit beta, translating into MSKPFQAKEKRIVNCKTVDVNQLMPMKYDWAWEHYLNGCHNNWMPEEVPMSRDIAQWKSGSLKEEERLVILRNLGFFSTAESLVGNNIVLAIFRHVTNPEARQYLLRQAFEEAIHTHAFHYIVDSLSLNPHEVFGMYNEINTIHNKDAFEMTLTEEVLKPGFTTETAEGLQSFLKNLIGYYVIMEGIFFYSGFAMILSFQRKNIMPGIGEQFQYILRDETIHLNFGIDLINTVKSENPEVWTPAFQEEVVAMVDKATWLEYMYAKECLPKGVLGLTSNLFLDYVRYIADRRLERIGLKPLYGSPNPFPWMSECIDLEKEKNFFETKVTQYRMGASLSW
- a CDS encoding ribonucleoside-diphosphate reductase subunit alpha — translated: MVQHTLMQIEKRDGSFASFDPAKIIRAISGAFREERGLESTQLLGNSDLARIGEIATRVEQEIEKFNRDSLHVEEVQDLIEKELLREGLYEILRRFILFREDRSRERSLKGGGQRIHVARSDGSETLFRLDEVESKLDRILTGLKGAPKEKIVDAFCKNLYTGIDESGVQDALILAASSLIEEAPEMEYAAARLLLQKIYDEVLEGSEEGYGTLFEKRIQQGVRAGLLDPRLLTFDLKALSQALDPTRDLLFKYHGLKVLYDRYFLHIKEKRIEAPQFFWMRVAMGLALNEEQKEEQAIAFYLNLSNLLFISGTPTLFNSGTVHPQLSSCYLSTVEDDLDHIFKVIADDAKLSKWAGGIGNDWTDVRARGATIKGTNGLTQGIIPFLKVANDTAVAVNQGGKRRGSFCAYIEPWHLDVEEFIELKKNTGDERRRTPDMNTALWVPDLLMKRVNEGKTFTLFNPCEVKDLHTLYGQAFEERYAFYEQEAQEGRIRQHKTVIAEELWRKILTMLFETGHPWITFKDPSNIRSAQRHCGVIRSSNLCTEILLNTSREETAVCNLGSINLSRHVTEEGFDFNGLKQTVRTAIRMLDNVIDINYYPTEEARRSNLKHRPVGLGVMGWQEALFILKVPYESEEAIKLSDTLLETLSYEAIDASCDLAKERGSYSSFAGSMWSKGIVPIDTVKLVAQERGGYLDMDSATSLNWDKLRKKVTLQGMRNCQVMAIAPTATIAQIAGTTQSFEPLYANLYVKSNLSGEFSSINSYLIDDLKRRGLFDSEMIADLKYFDGSVLPIDRIPEDVKQLYKTAFEIGPEWLLMAASKRQKWIDMGQSQNLYIANPSGKALSEMYFKAWRLGLKTTYYLRSKSATQIEKSTLDVNKKGLQPRWMKAKSATSGIEVKRSAQACGLDSSCESCQ
- a CDS encoding LexA family protein, translating into MVTEEPYPLKVVDIARPEEGAQLFIPSFHSTVRAGFPSPAEDYIEKKLDINELVVEHPAATFFVKVEGDSMIDAGIHSGDILVVDRSVEAKSGKIVVAVVNGEFTVKRLKIDSKGVFLLPENPRYPPIQIEEGSECFVWGVVSYIIHKAL
- a CDS encoding Y-family DNA polymerase; translation: MLIGLLDCNNFYVSCERLFNPRLLNRPVVVLSNNDGCVIARSNEAKALNIPMGAPYFEIRLFLQRVGGVAVSSNYALYGDLSDRVMHIVRSLVPQIDVYSIDEAFFDADVKDPLLFAGTLKETVLKQTGIPVSVGIGRTKTLAKAANKCAKKSGGFHFLTQSDEADLLQQFPVEDLWGIGHRWTLLLKSLNCKTALDLRDADDAWIRKHLGIVGLRVASELRGVCCFPLKDGRPLKGTIATSRMFGRATESLDDILESVSAYSSKAAEKLRKEGLLASCISVCLVYHPFRAGARALRVVLPEPTDFTPALIAASRQAVKTLYKAGRSYRKAGIVLEGLVPKSLFQQDLFHSGAPDLERRKRAMQAIDAVNKSFGKESLVFASEGLDKKWSMRQSLRSNRFTTRWDEILKVKI